From a single Brassica napus cultivar Da-Ae chromosome C9, Da-Ae, whole genome shotgun sequence genomic region:
- the LOC106372276 gene encoding elongator complex protein 1 isoform X2 — translation MGEVFESGCMHKKIKIWESDSGALQSSSEAKDFMKAILEWMPSGAKIAAVYKKKSDDGCPSIAFFERNGLERSSFSIGEPGDANVAFESLKWNSASDLLAGVVSCKTHDAIRVWFFSNNHWYLKQEIRYPREAGVMVMWDPTKPTQLICWTLAGQVTVCNFMWVTAVMEDSTAFVVDNNKILVTPLSLSLMPPPMYLFSLSFSSAVRDIAYYSRNSKNCLAVFLSDGNLSFVEFPARDTWEDLEGRDFNAEVSECKTALGSVTHLLWLDVHSLLCVSAYGSSQNKCLSSGSSETELHGPYLQEVEVVCHEDHVPDQVTSSGFAASVTSQTPLESPVMALAWNPSKRDSAFVEFEGGKVLSYASRSGFMETRDSVCFPSACPWVRVAQVDVGGVHKPLVCGLDDMGRLYINGKSLCNNCSSFSFYSELDNEVVTHLIILTKQDFLFIVDTEDVLQGGEAALGNVYFVIDGRKRDEEVMSYVNVWEKGAKVIGVLNGDEAAVILQTIRGNLECIYPRKLVLSSITNVLAQQRFKDALNLVRRHRIDFNVIVDLYGWQAFLQSAVEFVVQVNNLNHVTEFVCAMKNEDVTETLYKKFSFSKKRDKVSQAKDLSGSKVSSVLQAIRKALEEHIPESPSRELCILTTLARSDPPAIEESLMRIKSVREMELQNSSSDDNSIKMSRPSAEEALKHLLWLLDSEAVFEAALGLYDLNLAAIVALNSQRDPKEFLPYLQELERMSEPLMHFNIDLKLQRFDSALKSIVSAGDEYFPDCMDLIKKNPQLFPLGLQLITDSEKKQAVLEAWGDHLTDEKRFEDAATTYLCCFNLEKASKAYRECGDWSGVLRVGALMKLGKDEILKLAYELCEEVNALGKPGEAAKIALEYCGDISGGVNLLINAREWEEALRVAFMHTEDGLISVVKSSALECAGGLVSEFKESIEKVGKYLTRYLAVRQRRLLLAAKLKSEERSVIDLDDDTASEASSNLSGMSAYTLGTRRGSAASVTSSTATKARDLRRQRKSGKIRAGSAGEEMALVDHLKGMRMTDGGKRELKSLLICLVTLGEKESAQKLQQTAENFQVAQVAAVELADDTVSSESVDEELYSFERYALKTRSTARGSDAFSWMLKVFISP, via the exons ATGGGTGAGGTTTTTGAATCCGGTTGTATGCATAAGAAGATTAAGATATGGGAGAGTGATTCTGGCGCTTTGCAGTCTTCTTCAGAAGCAAAAGATTTCATGAAGGCGATTCTTGAATGGATGCCTAGTGGGGCAAAAATCGCAGCTGTTTATAAAAAGAAGTCAGATGATGGATGCCCGTCAATTGCTTTCTTCGAGAGAAACGGACTTGAGAGGAGCTCATTTAGCATCGGAGAGCCTGGAGATGCCAACGTAGCATTTGAGTCTCTGAAGTGGAATTCTGCATCGGATCTTCTTGCAGGGGTTGTTAGCTGCAAAACACACGATGCTATTAGGGTGTGGTTCTTTAGCAACAACCACTGGTACCTGAAACAGGAGATTAGGTATCCAAGGGAAGCTGGGGTAATGGTCATGTGGGATCCAACAAAGCCAACGCAGTTGATATGTTGGACTCTGGCAGGGCAAGTTACCGTTTGTAATTTTATGTGGGTGACGGCTGTCATGGAGGACTCAACAGCCTTTGTCGTAGATAATAACAAGATTCTCGTGACGCCACTGTCTTTGTCCTTGATGCCACCTCCTATGTATTTGTTCAGCCTTAGTTTTTCTTCCGCTGTCAGGGACATAGCATATTACTCGAGGAACTCTAAGAATTGTCTGGCTGTGTTCTTGTCTGATGGAAACCTGTCTTTTGTTGAGTTTCCTGCACGTGATACTTGGGAAGATCTTGAAGGTAGGGACTTCAATGCAGAAGTTTCGGAGTGTAAAACAGCGTTGGGCTCTGTTACACATCTTCTATGGCTCGATGTCCATTCGCTTCTCTGCGTCTCTGCTTATGGCTCTAGCCAGAACAAGTGTCTCTCTTCTGGTTCGTCTGAGACAGAGCTTCACGGTCCTTATTTACAGGAAGTTGAAGTCGTCTGTCATGAGGATCATGTACCTGATCAAGTAACATCCTCTGGCTTTGCTGCTAGCGTTACTTCCCAGACACCTCTCGAGTCACCCGTCATGGCTCTTGCCTGGAACCCTAGCAAGCGTGATTCCGCCTTTGTAGAGTTTGAGGGTGGGAAAGTGCTTAGCTATGCATCAAGATCAGGCTTTATGGAAACTCGTGATAGTGTCTGTTTTCCATCAGCTTGTCCTTGGGTGAGGGTGGCGCAGGTTGATGTTGGTGGCGTGCACAAGCCCTTGGTATGTGGGCTAGATGATATGGGTAGACTGTACATCAACGGGAAGAGCCTATGTAACAACTGCAGCAGCTTCTCATTTTACTCAGAGCTGGACAATGAAGTGGTTACACATCTGATTATCTTGACCAAACAGGATTTTCTCTTTATCGTCGACACCGAGGATGTACTGCAGGGAGGAGAAGCGGCACTTGGAAACGTCTACTTTGTGATTGACGGTAGAAAGCGTGACGAGGAAGTTATGAGCTACGTAAACGTTTGGGAGAAAGGTGCCAAAGTAATAGGAGTCCTCAACGGAGACGAAGCTGCTGTGATATTACAAACTATCCGGGGCAATCTCGAATGCATTTATCCTAGAAAGCTGGTCCTGTCTTCAATCACGAACGTGTTAGCTCAGCAACGGTTCAAAGATGCATTAAACTTGGTAAGGCGACATAGAATCGACTTTAACGTTATCGTGGACTTATACGGGTGGCAGGCGTTTCTACAATCAGCTGTAGAGTTTGTTGTACAAGTAAACAATTTGAACCACGTTACGGAGTTTGTTTGCGCCATGAAGAACGAAGATGTCACAGAGACTCTTTACAAGAAGTTCTCCTTCTCCAAAAAGAGGGACAAGGTTTCACAAGCGAAGGATCTATCCGGTAGCAAAGTGTCATCAGTTCTACAGGCAATTAGAAAAGCCCTTGAAGAACATATACCAGAGAGTCCCTCAAGGGAGCTTTGTATTTTAACCACTCTTGCTCGAAGCGATCCACCGGCTATTGAGGAGTCTCTCATGAGGATAAAATCTGTTCGTGAGATGGAGTTGCAAAACTCCTCTTCTGATGATAATTCAATCAAAATGTCTCGTCCATCTGCAGAAGAAGCCTTGAAACACCTTCTCTGGTTATTAGATTCAGAGGCCGTCTTCGAAGCTGCTTTAGGTCTTTATGACCTGAACCTTGCAGCTATCGTGGCGCTCAATTCCCAACGCGATCCGAAAGAGTTTCTACCTTATCTCCAGGAGCTGGAGAGAATGTCCGAACCCCTGATGCATTTCAACATCGACCTTAAACTGCAGCGTTTCGATAGCGCTCTCAAGAGCATCGTATCAGCAGGGGATGAGTACTTTCCTGATTGCATGGACTTGATCAAGAAAAACCCTCAGCTCTTCCCGCTGGGACTTCAGCTAATCACCGATTCTGAAAAGAAACAAGCGGTTCTAGAGGCTTGGGGAGATCATCTCACTGATGAGAAACGTTTTGAGGATGCTGCTACTACGTACCTTTGTTGCTTTAACCTCGAAAAGGCTTCGAAGGCGTATCGTGAGTGTGGTGATTGGAGTGGGGTACTCAGAGTAGGCGCGCTAATGAAGTTAGGGAAAGATGAGATCTTGAAACTGGCGTACGAGTTATGTGAAGAGGTCAATGCTCTTGGGAAGCCTGGGGAAGCAGCGAAGATAGCTTTAGAGTATTGCGGAGATATAAGCGGTGGAGTTAATTTGCTTATCAATGCGAGAGAGTGGGAAGAAGCTTTAAGAGTTGCCTTTATGCATACAGAAGATGGTTTAATCTCAGTGGTGAAGAGCTCTGCTCTTGAGTGTGCTGGTGGTCTAGTAAGCGAATTCAAAGAATCGATAGAGAAAGTAGGAAAGTATTTGACTCGGTATCTAGCTGTTAGGCAGAGACGTTTGCTGCTTGCAGCAAAGCTCAAGTCTGAGGAACGCTCAGTCATTGATCTTGATGATGACACAGCTTCAGAAGCAAGTAGCAACCTGAGTGGAATGAGCGCCTATACTTTGGG GACAAGAAGAGGTTCCGCTGCTTCAGTCACCTCAAGCACGGCGACTAAGGCAAGAGACTTGAGGCGCCAGAGAAAGAGCGGGAAAATCCGTGCTGGCAG TGCGGGTGAGGAGATGGCGCTGGTTGATCATCTGAAAGGTATGCGTATGACAGATGGAGGAAAGCGAGAGCTCAAGTCTTTATTGATATGTTTGGTAACACTTGGTGAGAAGGAGTCTGCACAGAAACTGCAACAGACTGCAGAGAATTTCCAGGTCGCTCAGGTAGCAGCAGTGGAGCTAGCAGACGATACAGTGTCCAGCGAGAGCGTCGATGAAGAATTGTATTCCTTTGAACGTTACGCTCTGAAGACGAGGTCCACGGCACGAGGCTCTGATGCGTTTAGCTGGATGCTTAAGGTGTTCATTAGCCCGTGA
- the LOC106370604 gene encoding protein ZINC INDUCED FACILITATOR 1-like, whose translation MAKEYKEALLEKHYHEGCPGCKVEKMKEVRRGYPYLELSFIWIVILSTSLPISSLYPFLYYMIEDFGVAKTEKDIGYYAGFIACAFMFGRALTSIFWGIMADRYGRKPIILLGTVTIAVFNALFGMSTNIWMAIATRFMLGSFNCLLGTMKAYATEIFREEYQATAMSAVSTAWGIGLIIGPALGGFLAQPADKYPSVFSKESIFGRFRYALPCFTISAFALVVTALCCFIPETLHNHKLDNTSDDDSIEVLEAASLESTGKTGNNKKGSLLKNWPLMSSILVYCVLCLHDTAYSEIFALWANSPSKYGGLGYSTNHVGTILTISGLGLFAFQVILYPSAERLLGAVLLTRLAGALMIPVQLSYPFIAHLSGVSRSILLSFASILVNVFSVSAITGMVILQNRAVDQHQRGAANGLAMTSMSLFKTVGPVGAGILFSWSERRKDAAFLPGPHMLFFFLNLMVIVGVSLTFKPFLVTTRR comes from the exons ATGGCTAAGGAGTACAAGGAGGCGTTGTTGGAGAAGCACTACCACGAGGGATGTCCTGGTTGCAAGGTGGAGAAGATGAAGGAGGTCCGTCGAGGATATCCTTACCTGGAGCTCTCCTTCATCTGGATCGTAATACTCTCCACAT ctcttcccatttcttcattGTACCCCTTCCTCTATTACATG ATTGAAGACTTCGGTGTTGCCAAGACAGAGAAAGACATTGGATATTATGCTGGCTTTATAG CGTGCGCATTCATGTTTGGACGAGCACTGACATCAATTTTCTGGGGAATAATGGCTGATCGATATGGAAGAAAGCCTATCATTCTCTTGGGAACCGTCACAAT TGCTGTGTTCAATGCTCTATTTGGCATGAGCACGAACATATGGATGGCCATTGCGACTAGGTTTATGCTTGGCAGCTTTAACTGCCTTCTTGGAACCATGAAG GCATATGCTACGGAGATCTTCCGTGAAGAATACCAAGCGACGGCAATGTCAGCGGTCAGCACGGCTTGGGGAATTGGCCTCATCATTGGCCCAGCTCTAGGAGGATTTTTAGCACAG CCTGCAGACAAATATCCGAGTGTCTTCTCCAAAGAATCCATCTTTGGCAG GTTCCGTTATGCCTTGCCTTGTTTTACGATATCAGCTTTCGCACTGGTCGTGACAGCACTGTGCTGTTTCATTCCG GAAACACTGCACAATCATAAGCTGGACAACACTTCAGATGATGACTCAATCGAAGTACTTGAAGCTGCATCTCTTGAATCTACCGGGAAGACAGGAAACAACAAAAAGGGGTCTCTGTTGAAGAACTGGCCCCTCATGTCATCTATCCTAGTCTATTGCGTTTTGTGTCTGCATGACACAGCGTATTCTGAG ATATTTGCTTTGTGGGCAAATAGTCCTAGTAAGTACGGAGGTTTGGGATACTCAACGAATCATGTTGGTACTATTTTAACAATCTCAG GTCTCGGCCTATTTGCTTTTCAGGTCATCCTTTATCCATCAGCCGAGAGACTGCTAGGAGCCGTGCTGCTCACCCGTTTAGCTGGGGCACTGATGATACCTGTTCAGTTGAGCTACCCCTTTATAGCTCATCTCTCAGGTGTCAGTAGAAGCATACTATTGAGTTTTGCTTCTATCCTAGTCAATGTATTCAGC GTCTCCGCCATAACCGGCATGGTGATTCTGCAAAACCGAGCCGTG GATCAGCACCAGAGAGGTGCTGCCAACGGACTTGCGATGACTTCCATGTCACTCTTCAAAACCGTTGGACCAGTTGGTGCTGGAATACT TTTTTCTTGGAGTGAAAGGAGAAAAGATGCTGCTTTCTTACCAGGACCCCACatgctcttcttctttcttaacCTGATGGTTATTGTAGGAGTATCTCTTACCTTCAAGCCCTTTCTGGTCACAACTAGAAGGTGA
- the LOC106372276 gene encoding elongator complex protein 1 isoform X1: MKNLKLFSEVSQNIQLHSTGDEAVRFAAYDIDQSRLFFASSTNFVYALHLSSFQNGRDCAKGLPVEVCSIDLEAGDFITAFDYLAEKESLLIGTSRGLLLVHEVESNVTELVGNIEGGVKCLSPSPTGDLLGLISGFGQLLVMTYDWDLMYERALSEVTEGGYVREADDVSVSCEGPSISWRGDGKYFATMGEVFESGCMHKKIKIWESDSGALQSSSEAKDFMKAILEWMPSGAKIAAVYKKKSDDGCPSIAFFERNGLERSSFSIGEPGDANVAFESLKWNSASDLLAGVVSCKTHDAIRVWFFSNNHWYLKQEIRYPREAGVMVMWDPTKPTQLICWTLAGQVTVCNFMWVTAVMEDSTAFVVDNNKILVTPLSLSLMPPPMYLFSLSFSSAVRDIAYYSRNSKNCLAVFLSDGNLSFVEFPARDTWEDLEGRDFNAEVSECKTALGSVTHLLWLDVHSLLCVSAYGSSQNKCLSSGSSETELHGPYLQEVEVVCHEDHVPDQVTSSGFAASVTSQTPLESPVMALAWNPSKRDSAFVEFEGGKVLSYASRSGFMETRDSVCFPSACPWVRVAQVDVGGVHKPLVCGLDDMGRLYINGKSLCNNCSSFSFYSELDNEVVTHLIILTKQDFLFIVDTEDVLQGGEAALGNVYFVIDGRKRDEEVMSYVNVWEKGAKVIGVLNGDEAAVILQTIRGNLECIYPRKLVLSSITNVLAQQRFKDALNLVRRHRIDFNVIVDLYGWQAFLQSAVEFVVQVNNLNHVTEFVCAMKNEDVTETLYKKFSFSKKRDKVSQAKDLSGSKVSSVLQAIRKALEEHIPESPSRELCILTTLARSDPPAIEESLMRIKSVREMELQNSSSDDNSIKMSRPSAEEALKHLLWLLDSEAVFEAALGLYDLNLAAIVALNSQRDPKEFLPYLQELERMSEPLMHFNIDLKLQRFDSALKSIVSAGDEYFPDCMDLIKKNPQLFPLGLQLITDSEKKQAVLEAWGDHLTDEKRFEDAATTYLCCFNLEKASKAYRECGDWSGVLRVGALMKLGKDEILKLAYELCEEVNALGKPGEAAKIALEYCGDISGGVNLLINAREWEEALRVAFMHTEDGLISVVKSSALECAGGLVSEFKESIEKVGKYLTRYLAVRQRRLLLAAKLKSEERSVIDLDDDTASEASSNLSGMSAYTLGTRRGSAASVTSSTATKARDLRRQRKSGKIRAGSAGEEMALVDHLKGMRMTDGGKRELKSLLICLVTLGEKESAQKLQQTAENFQVAQVAAVELADDTVSSESVDEELYSFERYALKTRSTARGSDAFSWMLKVFISP, translated from the exons ATGAAAAATTTGAAGCTTTTCTCGGAGGTTTCTCAGAACATCCAATTGCATTCGACGGGAGACGAAGCTGTACGGTTCGCAGCTTACGACATCGACCAGAGTCGCTTGTTCTTCGCATCTTCTACTAACTTCGTTTACGCCCTTCACCTCTCTTCCTTCCAA AATGGGAGAGATTGTGCGAAGGGTTTGCCTGTGGAGGTCTGCAGTATTGATTTGGAGGCAGGGGATTTCATCACTGCCTTTGATTATCTCGCGGAGAAGGAGTCTTTATTAATTGGGACGTCTCGTGGGCTTCTGCTTGTGCACGAGGTGGAGAGCAATGTGACTGAGCTAGTTGGGAATATAGAAGGAGGTGTCAAGTGTCTCTCCCCTAGTCCTACTGGAGATCTACTTGGATTGATTAGCGGTTTTGGCCAGTTGCTTGTAATGACTTATGATTGGGATTTGATGTACGAGAGGGCGCTTTCTGAGGTTACTGAAGGTGGTTACGTAC GTGAAGCGGATGATGTGTCTGTAAGCTGTGAGGGACCTTCCATTTCCTGGAGAGGCGATGGGAAGTACTTTGCGACGATGGGTGAGGTTTTTGAATCCGGTTGTATGCATAAGAAGATTAAGATATGGGAGAGTGATTCTGGCGCTTTGCAGTCTTCTTCAGAAGCAAAAGATTTCATGAAGGCGATTCTTGAATGGATGCCTAGTGGGGCAAAAATCGCAGCTGTTTATAAAAAGAAGTCAGATGATGGATGCCCGTCAATTGCTTTCTTCGAGAGAAACGGACTTGAGAGGAGCTCATTTAGCATCGGAGAGCCTGGAGATGCCAACGTAGCATTTGAGTCTCTGAAGTGGAATTCTGCATCGGATCTTCTTGCAGGGGTTGTTAGCTGCAAAACACACGATGCTATTAGGGTGTGGTTCTTTAGCAACAACCACTGGTACCTGAAACAGGAGATTAGGTATCCAAGGGAAGCTGGGGTAATGGTCATGTGGGATCCAACAAAGCCAACGCAGTTGATATGTTGGACTCTGGCAGGGCAAGTTACCGTTTGTAATTTTATGTGGGTGACGGCTGTCATGGAGGACTCAACAGCCTTTGTCGTAGATAATAACAAGATTCTCGTGACGCCACTGTCTTTGTCCTTGATGCCACCTCCTATGTATTTGTTCAGCCTTAGTTTTTCTTCCGCTGTCAGGGACATAGCATATTACTCGAGGAACTCTAAGAATTGTCTGGCTGTGTTCTTGTCTGATGGAAACCTGTCTTTTGTTGAGTTTCCTGCACGTGATACTTGGGAAGATCTTGAAGGTAGGGACTTCAATGCAGAAGTTTCGGAGTGTAAAACAGCGTTGGGCTCTGTTACACATCTTCTATGGCTCGATGTCCATTCGCTTCTCTGCGTCTCTGCTTATGGCTCTAGCCAGAACAAGTGTCTCTCTTCTGGTTCGTCTGAGACAGAGCTTCACGGTCCTTATTTACAGGAAGTTGAAGTCGTCTGTCATGAGGATCATGTACCTGATCAAGTAACATCCTCTGGCTTTGCTGCTAGCGTTACTTCCCAGACACCTCTCGAGTCACCCGTCATGGCTCTTGCCTGGAACCCTAGCAAGCGTGATTCCGCCTTTGTAGAGTTTGAGGGTGGGAAAGTGCTTAGCTATGCATCAAGATCAGGCTTTATGGAAACTCGTGATAGTGTCTGTTTTCCATCAGCTTGTCCTTGGGTGAGGGTGGCGCAGGTTGATGTTGGTGGCGTGCACAAGCCCTTGGTATGTGGGCTAGATGATATGGGTAGACTGTACATCAACGGGAAGAGCCTATGTAACAACTGCAGCAGCTTCTCATTTTACTCAGAGCTGGACAATGAAGTGGTTACACATCTGATTATCTTGACCAAACAGGATTTTCTCTTTATCGTCGACACCGAGGATGTACTGCAGGGAGGAGAAGCGGCACTTGGAAACGTCTACTTTGTGATTGACGGTAGAAAGCGTGACGAGGAAGTTATGAGCTACGTAAACGTTTGGGAGAAAGGTGCCAAAGTAATAGGAGTCCTCAACGGAGACGAAGCTGCTGTGATATTACAAACTATCCGGGGCAATCTCGAATGCATTTATCCTAGAAAGCTGGTCCTGTCTTCAATCACGAACGTGTTAGCTCAGCAACGGTTCAAAGATGCATTAAACTTGGTAAGGCGACATAGAATCGACTTTAACGTTATCGTGGACTTATACGGGTGGCAGGCGTTTCTACAATCAGCTGTAGAGTTTGTTGTACAAGTAAACAATTTGAACCACGTTACGGAGTTTGTTTGCGCCATGAAGAACGAAGATGTCACAGAGACTCTTTACAAGAAGTTCTCCTTCTCCAAAAAGAGGGACAAGGTTTCACAAGCGAAGGATCTATCCGGTAGCAAAGTGTCATCAGTTCTACAGGCAATTAGAAAAGCCCTTGAAGAACATATACCAGAGAGTCCCTCAAGGGAGCTTTGTATTTTAACCACTCTTGCTCGAAGCGATCCACCGGCTATTGAGGAGTCTCTCATGAGGATAAAATCTGTTCGTGAGATGGAGTTGCAAAACTCCTCTTCTGATGATAATTCAATCAAAATGTCTCGTCCATCTGCAGAAGAAGCCTTGAAACACCTTCTCTGGTTATTAGATTCAGAGGCCGTCTTCGAAGCTGCTTTAGGTCTTTATGACCTGAACCTTGCAGCTATCGTGGCGCTCAATTCCCAACGCGATCCGAAAGAGTTTCTACCTTATCTCCAGGAGCTGGAGAGAATGTCCGAACCCCTGATGCATTTCAACATCGACCTTAAACTGCAGCGTTTCGATAGCGCTCTCAAGAGCATCGTATCAGCAGGGGATGAGTACTTTCCTGATTGCATGGACTTGATCAAGAAAAACCCTCAGCTCTTCCCGCTGGGACTTCAGCTAATCACCGATTCTGAAAAGAAACAAGCGGTTCTAGAGGCTTGGGGAGATCATCTCACTGATGAGAAACGTTTTGAGGATGCTGCTACTACGTACCTTTGTTGCTTTAACCTCGAAAAGGCTTCGAAGGCGTATCGTGAGTGTGGTGATTGGAGTGGGGTACTCAGAGTAGGCGCGCTAATGAAGTTAGGGAAAGATGAGATCTTGAAACTGGCGTACGAGTTATGTGAAGAGGTCAATGCTCTTGGGAAGCCTGGGGAAGCAGCGAAGATAGCTTTAGAGTATTGCGGAGATATAAGCGGTGGAGTTAATTTGCTTATCAATGCGAGAGAGTGGGAAGAAGCTTTAAGAGTTGCCTTTATGCATACAGAAGATGGTTTAATCTCAGTGGTGAAGAGCTCTGCTCTTGAGTGTGCTGGTGGTCTAGTAAGCGAATTCAAAGAATCGATAGAGAAAGTAGGAAAGTATTTGACTCGGTATCTAGCTGTTAGGCAGAGACGTTTGCTGCTTGCAGCAAAGCTCAAGTCTGAGGAACGCTCAGTCATTGATCTTGATGATGACACAGCTTCAGAAGCAAGTAGCAACCTGAGTGGAATGAGCGCCTATACTTTGGG GACAAGAAGAGGTTCCGCTGCTTCAGTCACCTCAAGCACGGCGACTAAGGCAAGAGACTTGAGGCGCCAGAGAAAGAGCGGGAAAATCCGTGCTGGCAG TGCGGGTGAGGAGATGGCGCTGGTTGATCATCTGAAAGGTATGCGTATGACAGATGGAGGAAAGCGAGAGCTCAAGTCTTTATTGATATGTTTGGTAACACTTGGTGAGAAGGAGTCTGCACAGAAACTGCAACAGACTGCAGAGAATTTCCAGGTCGCTCAGGTAGCAGCAGTGGAGCTAGCAGACGATACAGTGTCCAGCGAGAGCGTCGATGAAGAATTGTATTCCTTTGAACGTTACGCTCTGAAGACGAGGTCCACGGCACGAGGCTCTGATGCGTTTAGCTGGATGCTTAAGGTGTTCATTAGCCCGTGA
- the LOC106372277 gene encoding WAT1-related protein At5g13670, translating to MRSTTTVSTLGRLDLHCSLFVNFTEKVQIMKFEKARPFMAIVFIQFLYALMSIVAKIALNQGMSPHVLVAYRMAVAAALITPFALVLERNSRPRLTFKILLQISILSLFEPVVEQNLYYSGMKLTTATFTSALCNALPAMTFIMACIFKLEKVNIKRRHSQAKLVGTMVAIGGAMLMTFFKGNVIELPWTSKPWGIIGQSHAMNTPKQEDVGKGSVMLVASCFSWSCYIILQANILNTYNAELSLTALMCIMGMLEASVIALIWERKNMSVWKIHPDMKLLASIYGGLVSGLAYYAIGWASKKRGPVFVSAFNPLSMVIVAILSSFVFLEKLYLGRVVGSVVIVFGVYLVLWGKSKDKIEQPSTNAGCAETGKS from the exons ATGCGCTCGACCACTACAGTCTCGACTCTCGGGAGACTCGACCTACATTGTTCGTTATTTGTGAATTTTACAG AGAAGGTGCAAATAATGAAGTTTGAGAAAGCAAGGCCCTTCATGGCCATTGTTTTCATTCAGTTTCTGTATGCATTGATGTCTATAGTAGCGAAAATAGCTTTGAACCAAGGGATGAGCCCTCATGTCTTAGTTGCTTACCGTATGGCAGTTGCTGCAGCTCTCATTACTCCTTTCGCTCTCGTTCTTGAGag GAACTCAAGACCAAGGCTGACTTTCAAAATCTTGTTACAAATATCCATCCTGAGTTTATTTGA GCCTGTGGTTGAACAAAACCTGTACTACTCAGGGATGAAACTTACTACTGCCACATTCACATCGGCTTTGTGCAATGCACTTCCTGCAATGACATTTATAATGGCTTGCATTTTCAA ACTCGAGAAGGTGAATATCAAAAGGCGTCACAGCCAGGCGAAGCTGGTGGGAACCATGGTAGCTATTGGAGGAGCAATGCTCATGACTTTCTTCAAAGGGAATGTCATTGAGTTGCCTTGGACAAGCAAGCCATGGGGGATTATTGGGCAGTCACATGCTATGAATACTCCAAAGCAGGAAGATGTAGGAAAAGGATCAGTTATGCTTGTAGCAAGCTGCTTCAGTTGGTCATGTTACATCATTTTACAG gCAAACATTCTGAATACATATAATGCTGAGCTCTCGCTAACAGCACTTATGTGCATTATGGGGATGCTGGAGGCTAGTGTTATAGCATTGATATGGGAAAGGAAGAACATGTCTGTCTGGAAAATCCACCCGGACATGAAGCTTTTAGCTTCGATATATGGG GGACTTGTCTCAGGGTTAGCATACTATGCTATTGGATGGGCATCAAAGAAGAGAGGCCCTGTGTTTGTGAGCGCATTTAACCCCCTCAGCATGGTCATCGTTGCTATACTGAGTTCCTTTGTTTTCTTGGAGAAACTCTACCTAGGAAG GGTTGTTGGATCAGTTGTCATCGTCTTTGGAGTATACTTGGTACTATGGGGTAAAAGCAAGGACAAGATAGAGCAGCCTTCAACAAACGCTGGGTGTGCAGAGACTGGTAAAAGCTGA